A region from the Candidatus Thiothrix putei genome encodes:
- a CDS encoding EscE/YscE/SsaE family type III secretion system needle protein co-chaperone: MMLQIEQNLKNDVSGMYKNELLDKFNQAASDVRSELNQGVSPDEYEKLNSFLLALEASCEVVDQFWTQTHQ, encoded by the coding sequence ATGATGCTGCAAATCGAGCAGAACCTCAAAAATGATGTGTCAGGTATGTATAAAAATGAGCTTCTGGATAAGTTTAACCAAGCAGCTTCGGACGTTCGCTCTGAACTGAACCAAGGGGTTTCACCTGATGAATACGAAAAACTAAATAGTTTTTTGCTGGCATTAGAAGCCAGTTGCGAGGTCGTTGACCAGTTTTGGACGCAAACCCACCAGTAG